In one Perca fluviatilis chromosome 7, GENO_Pfluv_1.0, whole genome shotgun sequence genomic region, the following are encoded:
- the psmc4 gene encoding 26S proteasome regulatory subunit 6B isoform X2, which yields MPAVLTSRPQTGLSFLAPEPEDLEDLYSRYKKLQQELEFLEVQEEYIKDEQKNLKKEFLHAQEEVKRIQSIPLVIGQFLEAVDQNTAIVGSTTGSNYYVRILSTIDRELLKPNASVALHKHSNALVDVLPPEADSSIMMLTSDQKPDVMYADIGGMDIQKQEVREAVELPLTHFELYKQIGIDPPRGVLMYGPPGCGKTMLAKAVAHHTTAAFIRVVGSEFVQKYLGEGPRMVRDVFRLAKENAPAIIFIDEIDAIATKRFDAQTGADREVQRILLELLNQMDGFDQNVNVKVIMATNRADTLDPALLRPGRLDRKIEFPLPDRRQKRLVFSTITSKMNLSEEVDLEDYVARPDKISGADINSICQEAGMLAVRENRYIVLFKDFEKAYKTVIKKDEQEHEFYK from the exons ATGCCAGCAGTACTGACCTCCAGACCTCAGACAGGCCTGTCCTTTCTGGCACCAGAACCAGAAGATCTTGAGGATCTTTACAGCAGATACAAG aAGCTGCAGCAGGAGCTGGAATTCCTGGAGGTGCAGGAGGAGTATATCAAAGATGAACAGAAGAACCTGAAGAAAGAATTCCTCCATGCTCAGGAGGAGGTTAAGAGGATACAGAGCATCCCACTCGTCATTGGCCAGTTCCTGGAAGCTGTTGACCAGAACACAGCCATTGTCGGCTCCACTACAG GGTCCAACTACTATGTGCGCATCCTGAGCACCATTGACAGAGAGCTGCTGAAGCCCAACGCCTCAGTGGCTTTACACAAGCACAGCAACGCCCTGGTGGATGTGCTCCCTCCTGAAGCTGACAGCAGCATCATGATGCTGACGTCAG ACCAAAAGCCAGATGTGATGTATGCGGACATCGGTGGGATGGACATTCAGAAGCAGGAAGTCCGAGAAGCTGTAGAGCTGCCGCTCACACACTTTGAGCTTTACAAACAG ATTGGCATTGACCCACCCAGGGGTGTCCTTATGTACGGACCTCCAGGTTGTGGTAAGACCATGTTGGCCAAGGCTGTGGCACACCATACTACAG CGGCGTTCATCCGTGTGGTGGGCTCTGAGTTTGTTCAGAAGTATCTGGGTGAAGGCCCTCGTATGGTGCGTGATGTCTTCCGGCTGGCGAAGGAAAATGCCCCGGCCATCATCTTTATCGATGAGATTGATGCTATCGCCACTAAGCGCTTTGATGCACAGACTGGAG CTGatagggaggtgcagagaatcTTACTCGAGCTGCTAAATCAAATGGACGGCTTTGACCAGAACGTCAATGTCAAG GtgatcatggccaccaacagaGCAGACACACTGGACCcagccctgctacgtcctggtCGTCTGGACAGAAAGATTGAGTTCCCCCTGCCCGACCGCAGGCAGAAACGTCTCGTTTTCTCCACCATCACCAGTAAAATGAACCTCTCTGAGGAGGTCGACCTGGAGGACT ATGTGGCCAGACCAGACAAGATCTCTGGAGCCGATATCAACTCCATCTGTCAAGAG GCTGGCATGTTGGCAGTGCGTGAGAACAGGTATATCGTCCTGTTCAAAGACTTCGAAAAAGCTTATAAGACCGTCATCAAAAAGGACGAGCAGGAGCATGAGTTCTacaagtag
- the psmc4 gene encoding 26S proteasome regulatory subunit 6B isoform X1, with product MEDIVAVEKNPDDMPAVLTSRPQTGLSFLAPEPEDLEDLYSRYKKLQQELEFLEVQEEYIKDEQKNLKKEFLHAQEEVKRIQSIPLVIGQFLEAVDQNTAIVGSTTGSNYYVRILSTIDRELLKPNASVALHKHSNALVDVLPPEADSSIMMLTSDQKPDVMYADIGGMDIQKQEVREAVELPLTHFELYKQIGIDPPRGVLMYGPPGCGKTMLAKAVAHHTTAAFIRVVGSEFVQKYLGEGPRMVRDVFRLAKENAPAIIFIDEIDAIATKRFDAQTGADREVQRILLELLNQMDGFDQNVNVKVIMATNRADTLDPALLRPGRLDRKIEFPLPDRRQKRLVFSTITSKMNLSEEVDLEDYVARPDKISGADINSICQEAGMLAVRENRYIVLFKDFEKAYKTVIKKDEQEHEFYK from the exons ATGGAGGACATCGTAGCTGTAGAGAAGAACCCG GACGACATGCCAGCAGTACTGACCTCCAGACCTCAGACAGGCCTGTCCTTTCTGGCACCAGAACCAGAAGATCTTGAGGATCTTTACAGCAGATACAAG aAGCTGCAGCAGGAGCTGGAATTCCTGGAGGTGCAGGAGGAGTATATCAAAGATGAACAGAAGAACCTGAAGAAAGAATTCCTCCATGCTCAGGAGGAGGTTAAGAGGATACAGAGCATCCCACTCGTCATTGGCCAGTTCCTGGAAGCTGTTGACCAGAACACAGCCATTGTCGGCTCCACTACAG GGTCCAACTACTATGTGCGCATCCTGAGCACCATTGACAGAGAGCTGCTGAAGCCCAACGCCTCAGTGGCTTTACACAAGCACAGCAACGCCCTGGTGGATGTGCTCCCTCCTGAAGCTGACAGCAGCATCATGATGCTGACGTCAG ACCAAAAGCCAGATGTGATGTATGCGGACATCGGTGGGATGGACATTCAGAAGCAGGAAGTCCGAGAAGCTGTAGAGCTGCCGCTCACACACTTTGAGCTTTACAAACAG ATTGGCATTGACCCACCCAGGGGTGTCCTTATGTACGGACCTCCAGGTTGTGGTAAGACCATGTTGGCCAAGGCTGTGGCACACCATACTACAG CGGCGTTCATCCGTGTGGTGGGCTCTGAGTTTGTTCAGAAGTATCTGGGTGAAGGCCCTCGTATGGTGCGTGATGTCTTCCGGCTGGCGAAGGAAAATGCCCCGGCCATCATCTTTATCGATGAGATTGATGCTATCGCCACTAAGCGCTTTGATGCACAGACTGGAG CTGatagggaggtgcagagaatcTTACTCGAGCTGCTAAATCAAATGGACGGCTTTGACCAGAACGTCAATGTCAAG GtgatcatggccaccaacagaGCAGACACACTGGACCcagccctgctacgtcctggtCGTCTGGACAGAAAGATTGAGTTCCCCCTGCCCGACCGCAGGCAGAAACGTCTCGTTTTCTCCACCATCACCAGTAAAATGAACCTCTCTGAGGAGGTCGACCTGGAGGACT ATGTGGCCAGACCAGACAAGATCTCTGGAGCCGATATCAACTCCATCTGTCAAGAG GCTGGCATGTTGGCAGTGCGTGAGAACAGGTATATCGTCCTGTTCAAAGACTTCGAAAAAGCTTATAAGACCGTCATCAAAAAGGACGAGCAGGAGCATGAGTTCTacaagtag
- the LOC120561727 gene encoding uncharacterized protein LOC120561727 — protein sequence MHHSFIVKTSGWAQQMFLYFLVSGTHSLVTVHQPPVLTTALGHDVIMPCHLNLSQNEKMMTPPVLYWVYLTQDGTDNPRVWIPSEKYDGRVELLDNNPNTSSKSILLKNVQWADSGKYQCKVSVITEGDRFRRRGNDTLLMVYDTMILKLTGHNDSLLGCKVNVTRDPGFVLSIFHDGFKLQPVDTAPGDADAVLPYVTLSETISLRSKGQYECQLYLNEDLVTKSIFNYHTPVAADDADAQTNVSLTCPTTVSGVVVFPEPWPLYMALLLVPITILLGLTSALLMRMYRCRYR from the exons ATGCATCACAGCTTCATAGTGAAGACATCGGGGTGGGCACAACAGATGTTTCTCTACTTTTTGGTTTCAG GTACTCACTCCTTGGTTACAGTCCACCAGCCTCCTGTGCTTACCACTGCTCTGGGTCATGATGTTATAATGCCGTGCCATCTCAATCTTTCCCAAAATGAGAAAATGATGACCCCACCGGTTCTGTATTGGGTGTACTTAACACAGGACGGCACTGACAATCCCAGAGTGTGGATCCCCTCTGAGAAATACGATGGACGTGTTGAGCTTCTGGACAATAACCCGAACACTTCAAGCAAGTCCATACTCCTCAAGAATGTCCAGTGGGCCGACAGTGGGAAGTACCAGTGCAAAGTCTCCGTCATCACAGAGGGTGATCGTttcaggaggagaggaaatgaCACTTTACTGATGGTGTATG ATACCATGATCTTAAAGCTCACCGGTCACAATGACTCTCTGCTCGGGTGTAAAGTAAACGTGACCAGGGATCCCGGATTCGTTTTGTCCATTTTTCATGACGGATTCAAACTCCAACCTGTTGACACAGCCCCGGGAGATGCTGACGCAGTTCTTCCCTATGTCACACTCTCTGAGACCATTTCTCTGAGGAGCAAAGGGCAATATGAGTGTCAGCTGTACCTGAACGAAGATTTGGTAACAAAAAGCATCTTCAACTACCATACGCCTG TGGCTGCAGATGATGCAGATGCTCAAACAAATGTCTCGCTAACATGTCCAACAACTGTCTCCG GTGTGGTGGTGTTTCCAGAGCCATGGCCTCTGTATATGGCTCTCCTCCTGGTGCCCATCACTATCCTGCTGGGACTCACAAGTGCCTTGCTGATGCGGATGTACAGATGCAGATACAGATGA